A genomic region of Chaetodon auriga isolate fChaAug3 chromosome 11, fChaAug3.hap1, whole genome shotgun sequence contains the following coding sequences:
- the slf2 gene encoding SMC5-SMC6 complex localization factor protein 2 isoform X1, with protein sequence MSRETENRGNTRALSEYFSPRSKVKNLTLQGRPLPHFTSFLQETPMKPSQVPNRLPHPPPRRLLPFQSPELFHRDRLGPPQHPPQHLGSSYSSGFVQISPANIGSSADRHYSVPRDRPGPLHHSAQPPGSFFARLAPVSPTSNGTSANKPQPSPPSIFHPPSIQFMRDLSNHSSSSHIRRGQVSKSKAASSYSGSKNVTAQREESNKAQSSDVRSSIHTVKLSRPPVTSSLNTTAAQEGCPLPHSDSLKGHHPSPSTQSSDRGGCSSLSTLNPMAPCQDQQHKRTCSSEKSISAITIHSSQKRRRDCEDCDDSAKKLCLLSPNSGKPNVGNSLSTSLESQPSSGLSSVMELSHKTTDSHLCTEPACGQSNHLELSSTFKPTQSSCTSVSPKPSIKRPPSMGAKQAYISFSQNRTLKLTDLRSSLKLGEGNLTKRCEENYKRHKSSTSLSSHVPQKDTGNSPRSHHSRHTHHSTSVLPSKTVNRENHVEERRKLDSSTTKPASKPNSEQNKTARPRRPVTIPDDIADLFTPDPMTYVVNPAHKTAKPKTNGGIIKSTSETRCSSSSSTTVSGSLCCKTRNSSPRVASERVKLENISSFYPKESELKNKPVTSSGMQVKLESVKCEVKHTSIKSNARPSSSETDTASSEQTSESYYSQSPLLEVSGGGRKQVNEEDLSDVELDLGLSFALDLDLTQSSHSSEEEQLLSLQEMMECVTKPPDTPEKGAFSEPSTPGHSSCQSKTQPFPSTTKSCIYKNNLDLMLKEMNNSKKAKAFETQLLTACKEDLLRIAEYEEAEENLGEGISTEHQEFLQRYSLMSSAIREVPPGEVVFNLEKFGQIFNHDTLQLRQCMVNPQGRAQKTLLWSSPAQLRLHVNIGLFQEAYDCCSPCPTQVTRFLFKMMSVHNERLVSEKILQALCDIACTAAYQIVKHGSQQFKVWVPSLADVALVLMNMGAAFVTLFPFENLQPPFTEGDLLEDVYVTSKSPSSNNEQRPFPEHNCNHILKYLSYCMDLCPRAYSDDELLLLLTVVGRVCLDTRLVPLSNVELYLLQYKIVNNIRDWDATASSYLPRICQALTDLTDDHHNMCLLVQLLPDNTRGKQLRRHLSLSMISKLLDGKCTYKPKEKEIQLSELRQYLPRMQPSFLRGMLSCSIRSEKGEDMANLDQQSYYLCYSLLTLAKEASNFQFFPAHQKEQLLFLSSQLETHVKSDIRESEKCLYRSKLKDLVARIYTKWQMLLQKTRPLHGKLYDYWQPVDTSISSKEKQEMDNSDDGEGSVMEDDGEEEETSGTEENEVVMAVEDKEEEEGDDGMDDGKETGDNTKPEEEEGDDGRDDGKETGDNTKPEEVEGDDGMGDAKETAEATELIHEELNQEMPETESQIHVESQVMDEAGHVERAEVETEYVETRETSQHERVAACALVS encoded by the exons atgagcagagaaacagaaaatcgAGGAAACACTCG AGCACTTTCAGAATACTTTTCCCCGAGGAGTAAAG TGAAGAACCTCACACTCCAGGGGCGCCCCCTACCTCATTTCACATCTTTTCTCCAAGAAACTCCAATGAAGCCCTCTCAGGTCCCTAACCGGCTTCCGCACCCACCACCCAGGAGGTTGTTGCCATTTCAAAGCCCTGAGCTGTTCCACCGGGACAGACTTGGTCCACCACAGCACCCTCCTCAGCATCTGGGATCAAGCTATTCCTCAGGGTTTGTTCAAATCAGCCCAGCTAACATCGGTTCCTCAGCAGATAGGCACTATTCTGTGCCAAGAGACAGACCGGGTCCTCTGCATCACTCTGCTCAACCTCCAGGGTCTTTCTTTGCCAGACTTGCTCCAGTTAGTCCAACTAGCAATGGAACTTCAGCTAATAAGCCACAGCCCTCACCTCCCAGTATTTttcatcctccatccatccaattCATGAGGGATTTAAGCAACCATTCCTCATCCTCCCACATCAGGAGAGGTCAAGTGTCTAAATCTAAGGCTGCTTCGTCTTACTCAGGGAGTAAAAATGTAACTGCGCAAAGGGAAGAATCAAATAAG GCTCAATCCAGCGATGTGAGGAGTTCTATACATACTGTCAAGCTCTCCAGGCCTCCTGTGACCTCATCACTCAACACTACAGCAGCTCAAGAAGGTTGTCCACTGCCCCACTCAGACTCCCTGAAGGGCCACCATCCTTCTCCAAGTACCCAGTCTTCTGACAGGGGTGGTTGTTCCAGTTTATCCACACTCAACCCGATGGCCCCTTGTCAG gacCAACAACATAAACGAACATGTTCAAGTGAAAAGTCAATTTCAG CAATTACCATTCACTCATCTCAGAAGAGGCGCAGGGATTGTGAGGACTGTGACGACAGTGCCAAGAAGCTGTGTCTTCTGAGTCCAAACTCTGGCAAACCCAATGTTGGCAATTCGCTCAGCACTTCACTGGAGTCTCAGCCATCATCTGGGCTTTCTTCAGTCATGGAACTGtcacacaaaaccacagatAGCCATCTGTGCACAGAACCAGCATGTGGCCAATCAAACCACTTGGAACTATCATCCACATTTAAACCCACCCAGTCATCCTGCACATCAGTGTCACCCAAGCCTTCGATAAAGAGACCACCATCAATGGGGGCAAAGCAAGCCTATATAAGTTTCTCTCAGAATCGTACTCTGAAGTTAACTGATTTAAGATCATCTCTAAAGTTAGGTGAAGGAAATTTGACGAAAAGATGTGAGGAGAATTATAAAAGGCATAAATCAAGCACTTCGTTATCCTCACACGTTCCCCAGAAGGACACTGGCAACTCACCTCGCAGCCACCACTCTCGTCATACTCATCACAGTACCTCAGTCTTACCATCCAAGACAGTGAACAGAGAAAATCAtgtggaagagaggagaaagttgGACAGTAGCACTACCAAACCAGCCTCAAAGCCAAAttcagaacagaacaaaactgCCCGTCCACGACGACCTGTCACAATCCCTGATGATATAGCTGATCTCTTTACCCCTGATCCCATGACCTATGTGGTCAACCCTGCCCATAAGACTGCAAAACCCAAGACAAATGGGGGAATCATCAAATCCACTTCAGAGACAAGATGTTCGTCCAGCTCCAGTACCACAGTTAGTGGATCCTTGTGTTGCAAAACGCGAAACTCCTCGCCAAGAGTAGCTTCAGAGCGAGTAAAACTTGAAAACATAAGCTCCTTTTACCCTAAGGAGAGCGAACTCAAAAACAAGCCGGTCACTTCTTCAGGCATGCAGGTGAAGCTTGAAAGTGTTAAATGTGAAGTGAAACACACATCTATCAAGAGCAATGCGAGACCAAGCTCTTCAGAGACTGACACTGCTTCCTCTGAACAAACTTCTGAATCTTACTATTCTCAGTCTCCATTGCTGGAGGTAAGTGGAGGCGGTAGAAAGCAGGTGAATGAAGAGGATCTTAGTGATGTGGAGCTGGACCTAGGCCTGAGCTTCGCTTTGGATTTGGATCTAACCCAGAGCTCTCATAGCAGCgaggaagagcagctgctgtcctTGCAGGAGATGATGGAGTGTGTTACCAAGCCTCCAGATACCCCGGAGAAGGGAGCCTTCTCAGAGCCTAGTACACCTGGACATAGTAGCTGCCAATCAAAAACT CAGCCATTTCCATCCACCACAAAGTCGTGCATCTACAAGAACAACCTTGATCTGATGCTGAAGGAAATGAACAACAGTAAAAA AGCTAAAGCATTTGAGACACAACTTCTAACTGCATGTAAAGAGGACCTGCTGAGAATAGCTGAAtatgaggaggctgaggagaacCTGGGGGAGGGCATCTCCACTGAACACCA GGAGTTCCTGCAACGCTACTCATTGATGTCCAGTGCAATCAGGGAAGTACCTCCAGGAGAAGTAGTGTTCAACCTGGAGAAATTTGGCCAAATCTTCAACCATGATACGCTACAACTCAGACAATGCATGGTCAATCCACAGGGGAGAGCGCAGAAAACTCTTCTTTG GTCCAGCCCTGCTCAACTGAGATTGCATGTAAATATTGGATTGTTCCAGGAAGCTTATGACTGTTGCTCACCCTGTCCAACTCAGGTTACCCGTTTCCTATTCAAG ATGATGTCAGTCCATAACGAGAGGTTGGTATCTGAAAAGATACTACAGGCCCTTTGTGACATTGCCTGCACTGCTGCTTATCAGATAG TGAAACACGGAAGCCAGCAGTTTAAAGTGTGGGTGCCCAGTTTGGCCGATGTGGCGCTGGTCCTGATGAACATGGGAGCTGCGTTTGTTACTCTCTTCCCTTTTGAGAACCTGCAGCCTCCATTCACAGAAGGAGATTTGCT GGAGGACGTCTACGTTACGAGCAAGAGTCCCTCCAGTAACAACGAACAGAGACCTTTCCCTGAACACAACTGCAACCACATTTTGAAG TACCTGTCTTACTGTATGGACCTCTGTCCACGGGCGTACAGCGATGAcgagctgctgttgctgctaaCTGTGGTGGGAAGAGTTTGCCTGGACACACGGCTCGTCCCCCTGTCCAATGTGGAGCTGTACCTCCTACAGTACAAAATTGTCAACAACATCAGGGACTGGGACGCCACGGCCAGTTCATAT CTGCCCAGAATCTGCCAGGCCCTGACTGATCTAACAGATGACCACCACAACATGTGCCTGTTAGTTCAACTGCTGCCTGACAACACGCGTGGGAA GCAACTGCGTCGACATCTGAGCCTGTCCATGATCTCTAAGCTGTTAGACGGAAAATGTACTTACAAACCTAAAGAAAAAGAGATTCAGCTCTCTGAACTGAGGCAGTACCTGCCCCGTATGCAACCCTCCTTTCTCCGAGGCATGCTGAGCTGCTCCATCAGGAGTGAGAAAGGAGAAGACATGGCCAACCTAGACCAACAG TCCTACTACCTCTGCTACAGCCTTCTGACTTTGGCAAAAGAAGCTTCCAATTTTCAGTTCTTCCCAGCCCATCAAAAG gagcagctgctgtttctctcctctcagctggagACACATGTTAAGTCGGACATAAGAGAGAGCGAGAAGTGTCTTTACAGGAGCAAG TTAAAGGACCTGGTGGCCAGGATCTACACCAAGTGGCAGATGCTCCTTCAGAAGACCAGGCCTCTCCAT GGTAAGTTGTATGATTATTGGCAGCCTGTGGATACATCGATaagcagcaaagaaaaacaggagatGGACAACAGTGATGATGGAGAAGGGTCTGTGATGGAGGACGatggtgaagaagaggaaaccAGTGGAACTGAAGAGAATGAGGTTGTCATGGCCGTTGAggacaaggaagaagaagagggagatgatGGGATGGATGACGGAAAGGAGACAGGGGACAACACAaagccagaagaagaagagggagatgatGGGAGGGATGACGGAAAGGAGACAGGGGACAACACAAAGCCAGAAGAAGTGGAGGGAGATGATGGGATGGGTGACGCAAAGGAAACAGCAGAAGCGACAGAATTGATACATGAGGAGCTGAACCAAGAGATGCCAGAGACTGAGTCTCAAATACACGTGGAGTCTCAAGTAATGGATGAGGCCGGACACGTAGAGCGGGCTGAGGTAGAGACTGAATATGTTGAGACCAGAGAGACTTCTCAGCATGAGCGGGTAGCAGCTTGTGCTTTAGTGTCATAG
- the slf2 gene encoding SMC5-SMC6 complex localization factor protein 2 isoform X2, translated as MSRETENRGNTRALSEYFSPRSKVKNLTLQGRPLPHFTSFLQETPMKPSQVPNRLPHPPPRRLLPFQSPELFHRDRLGPPQHPPQHLGSSYSSGFVQISPANIGSSADRHYSVPRDRPGPLHHSAQPPGSFFARLAPVSPTSNGTSANKPQPSPPSIFHPPSIQFMRDLSNHSSSSHIRRGQVSKSKAASSYSGSKNVTAQREESNKAQSSDVRSSIHTVKLSRPPVTSSLNTTAAQEGCPLPHSDSLKGHHPSPSTQSSDRGGCSSLSTLNPMAPCQDQQHKRTCSSEKSISAITIHSSQKRRRDCEDCDDSAKKLCLLSPNSGKPNVGNSLSTSLESQPSSGLSSVMELSHKTTDSHLCTEPACGQSNHLELSSTFKPTQSSCTSVSPKPSIKRPPSMGAKQAYISFSQNRTLKLTDLRSSLKLGEGNLTKRCEENYKRHKSSTSLSSHVPQKDTGNSPRSHHSRHTHHSTSVLPSKTVNRENHVEERRKLDSSTTKPASKPNSEQNKTARPRRPVTIPDDIADLFTPDPMTYVVNPAHKTAKPKTNGGIIKSTSETRCSSSSSTTVSGSLCCKTRNSSPRVASERVKLENISSFYPKESELKNKPVTSSGMQVKLESVKCEVKHTSIKSNARPSSSETDTASSEQTSESYYSQSPLLEVSGGGRKQVNEEDLSDVELDLGLSFALDLDLTQSSHSSEEEQLLSLQEMMECVTKPPDTPEKGAFSEPSTPGHSSCQSKTPFPSTTKSCIYKNNLDLMLKEMNNSKKAKAFETQLLTACKEDLLRIAEYEEAEENLGEGISTEHQEFLQRYSLMSSAIREVPPGEVVFNLEKFGQIFNHDTLQLRQCMVNPQGRAQKTLLWSSPAQLRLHVNIGLFQEAYDCCSPCPTQVTRFLFKMMSVHNERLVSEKILQALCDIACTAAYQIVKHGSQQFKVWVPSLADVALVLMNMGAAFVTLFPFENLQPPFTEGDLLEDVYVTSKSPSSNNEQRPFPEHNCNHILKYLSYCMDLCPRAYSDDELLLLLTVVGRVCLDTRLVPLSNVELYLLQYKIVNNIRDWDATASSYLPRICQALTDLTDDHHNMCLLVQLLPDNTRGKQLRRHLSLSMISKLLDGKCTYKPKEKEIQLSELRQYLPRMQPSFLRGMLSCSIRSEKGEDMANLDQQSYYLCYSLLTLAKEASNFQFFPAHQKEQLLFLSSQLETHVKSDIRESEKCLYRSKLKDLVARIYTKWQMLLQKTRPLHGKLYDYWQPVDTSISSKEKQEMDNSDDGEGSVMEDDGEEEETSGTEENEVVMAVEDKEEEEGDDGMDDGKETGDNTKPEEEEGDDGRDDGKETGDNTKPEEVEGDDGMGDAKETAEATELIHEELNQEMPETESQIHVESQVMDEAGHVERAEVETEYVETRETSQHERVAACALVS; from the exons atgagcagagaaacagaaaatcgAGGAAACACTCG AGCACTTTCAGAATACTTTTCCCCGAGGAGTAAAG TGAAGAACCTCACACTCCAGGGGCGCCCCCTACCTCATTTCACATCTTTTCTCCAAGAAACTCCAATGAAGCCCTCTCAGGTCCCTAACCGGCTTCCGCACCCACCACCCAGGAGGTTGTTGCCATTTCAAAGCCCTGAGCTGTTCCACCGGGACAGACTTGGTCCACCACAGCACCCTCCTCAGCATCTGGGATCAAGCTATTCCTCAGGGTTTGTTCAAATCAGCCCAGCTAACATCGGTTCCTCAGCAGATAGGCACTATTCTGTGCCAAGAGACAGACCGGGTCCTCTGCATCACTCTGCTCAACCTCCAGGGTCTTTCTTTGCCAGACTTGCTCCAGTTAGTCCAACTAGCAATGGAACTTCAGCTAATAAGCCACAGCCCTCACCTCCCAGTATTTttcatcctccatccatccaattCATGAGGGATTTAAGCAACCATTCCTCATCCTCCCACATCAGGAGAGGTCAAGTGTCTAAATCTAAGGCTGCTTCGTCTTACTCAGGGAGTAAAAATGTAACTGCGCAAAGGGAAGAATCAAATAAG GCTCAATCCAGCGATGTGAGGAGTTCTATACATACTGTCAAGCTCTCCAGGCCTCCTGTGACCTCATCACTCAACACTACAGCAGCTCAAGAAGGTTGTCCACTGCCCCACTCAGACTCCCTGAAGGGCCACCATCCTTCTCCAAGTACCCAGTCTTCTGACAGGGGTGGTTGTTCCAGTTTATCCACACTCAACCCGATGGCCCCTTGTCAG gacCAACAACATAAACGAACATGTTCAAGTGAAAAGTCAATTTCAG CAATTACCATTCACTCATCTCAGAAGAGGCGCAGGGATTGTGAGGACTGTGACGACAGTGCCAAGAAGCTGTGTCTTCTGAGTCCAAACTCTGGCAAACCCAATGTTGGCAATTCGCTCAGCACTTCACTGGAGTCTCAGCCATCATCTGGGCTTTCTTCAGTCATGGAACTGtcacacaaaaccacagatAGCCATCTGTGCACAGAACCAGCATGTGGCCAATCAAACCACTTGGAACTATCATCCACATTTAAACCCACCCAGTCATCCTGCACATCAGTGTCACCCAAGCCTTCGATAAAGAGACCACCATCAATGGGGGCAAAGCAAGCCTATATAAGTTTCTCTCAGAATCGTACTCTGAAGTTAACTGATTTAAGATCATCTCTAAAGTTAGGTGAAGGAAATTTGACGAAAAGATGTGAGGAGAATTATAAAAGGCATAAATCAAGCACTTCGTTATCCTCACACGTTCCCCAGAAGGACACTGGCAACTCACCTCGCAGCCACCACTCTCGTCATACTCATCACAGTACCTCAGTCTTACCATCCAAGACAGTGAACAGAGAAAATCAtgtggaagagaggagaaagttgGACAGTAGCACTACCAAACCAGCCTCAAAGCCAAAttcagaacagaacaaaactgCCCGTCCACGACGACCTGTCACAATCCCTGATGATATAGCTGATCTCTTTACCCCTGATCCCATGACCTATGTGGTCAACCCTGCCCATAAGACTGCAAAACCCAAGACAAATGGGGGAATCATCAAATCCACTTCAGAGACAAGATGTTCGTCCAGCTCCAGTACCACAGTTAGTGGATCCTTGTGTTGCAAAACGCGAAACTCCTCGCCAAGAGTAGCTTCAGAGCGAGTAAAACTTGAAAACATAAGCTCCTTTTACCCTAAGGAGAGCGAACTCAAAAACAAGCCGGTCACTTCTTCAGGCATGCAGGTGAAGCTTGAAAGTGTTAAATGTGAAGTGAAACACACATCTATCAAGAGCAATGCGAGACCAAGCTCTTCAGAGACTGACACTGCTTCCTCTGAACAAACTTCTGAATCTTACTATTCTCAGTCTCCATTGCTGGAGGTAAGTGGAGGCGGTAGAAAGCAGGTGAATGAAGAGGATCTTAGTGATGTGGAGCTGGACCTAGGCCTGAGCTTCGCTTTGGATTTGGATCTAACCCAGAGCTCTCATAGCAGCgaggaagagcagctgctgtcctTGCAGGAGATGATGGAGTGTGTTACCAAGCCTCCAGATACCCCGGAGAAGGGAGCCTTCTCAGAGCCTAGTACACCTGGACATAGTAGCTGCCAATCAAAAACT CCATTTCCATCCACCACAAAGTCGTGCATCTACAAGAACAACCTTGATCTGATGCTGAAGGAAATGAACAACAGTAAAAA AGCTAAAGCATTTGAGACACAACTTCTAACTGCATGTAAAGAGGACCTGCTGAGAATAGCTGAAtatgaggaggctgaggagaacCTGGGGGAGGGCATCTCCACTGAACACCA GGAGTTCCTGCAACGCTACTCATTGATGTCCAGTGCAATCAGGGAAGTACCTCCAGGAGAAGTAGTGTTCAACCTGGAGAAATTTGGCCAAATCTTCAACCATGATACGCTACAACTCAGACAATGCATGGTCAATCCACAGGGGAGAGCGCAGAAAACTCTTCTTTG GTCCAGCCCTGCTCAACTGAGATTGCATGTAAATATTGGATTGTTCCAGGAAGCTTATGACTGTTGCTCACCCTGTCCAACTCAGGTTACCCGTTTCCTATTCAAG ATGATGTCAGTCCATAACGAGAGGTTGGTATCTGAAAAGATACTACAGGCCCTTTGTGACATTGCCTGCACTGCTGCTTATCAGATAG TGAAACACGGAAGCCAGCAGTTTAAAGTGTGGGTGCCCAGTTTGGCCGATGTGGCGCTGGTCCTGATGAACATGGGAGCTGCGTTTGTTACTCTCTTCCCTTTTGAGAACCTGCAGCCTCCATTCACAGAAGGAGATTTGCT GGAGGACGTCTACGTTACGAGCAAGAGTCCCTCCAGTAACAACGAACAGAGACCTTTCCCTGAACACAACTGCAACCACATTTTGAAG TACCTGTCTTACTGTATGGACCTCTGTCCACGGGCGTACAGCGATGAcgagctgctgttgctgctaaCTGTGGTGGGAAGAGTTTGCCTGGACACACGGCTCGTCCCCCTGTCCAATGTGGAGCTGTACCTCCTACAGTACAAAATTGTCAACAACATCAGGGACTGGGACGCCACGGCCAGTTCATAT CTGCCCAGAATCTGCCAGGCCCTGACTGATCTAACAGATGACCACCACAACATGTGCCTGTTAGTTCAACTGCTGCCTGACAACACGCGTGGGAA GCAACTGCGTCGACATCTGAGCCTGTCCATGATCTCTAAGCTGTTAGACGGAAAATGTACTTACAAACCTAAAGAAAAAGAGATTCAGCTCTCTGAACTGAGGCAGTACCTGCCCCGTATGCAACCCTCCTTTCTCCGAGGCATGCTGAGCTGCTCCATCAGGAGTGAGAAAGGAGAAGACATGGCCAACCTAGACCAACAG TCCTACTACCTCTGCTACAGCCTTCTGACTTTGGCAAAAGAAGCTTCCAATTTTCAGTTCTTCCCAGCCCATCAAAAG gagcagctgctgtttctctcctctcagctggagACACATGTTAAGTCGGACATAAGAGAGAGCGAGAAGTGTCTTTACAGGAGCAAG TTAAAGGACCTGGTGGCCAGGATCTACACCAAGTGGCAGATGCTCCTTCAGAAGACCAGGCCTCTCCAT GGTAAGTTGTATGATTATTGGCAGCCTGTGGATACATCGATaagcagcaaagaaaaacaggagatGGACAACAGTGATGATGGAGAAGGGTCTGTGATGGAGGACGatggtgaagaagaggaaaccAGTGGAACTGAAGAGAATGAGGTTGTCATGGCCGTTGAggacaaggaagaagaagagggagatgatGGGATGGATGACGGAAAGGAGACAGGGGACAACACAaagccagaagaagaagagggagatgatGGGAGGGATGACGGAAAGGAGACAGGGGACAACACAAAGCCAGAAGAAGTGGAGGGAGATGATGGGATGGGTGACGCAAAGGAAACAGCAGAAGCGACAGAATTGATACATGAGGAGCTGAACCAAGAGATGCCAGAGACTGAGTCTCAAATACACGTGGAGTCTCAAGTAATGGATGAGGCCGGACACGTAGAGCGGGCTGAGGTAGAGACTGAATATGTTGAGACCAGAGAGACTTCTCAGCATGAGCGGGTAGCAGCTTGTGCTTTAGTGTCATAG